Proteins from a single region of Oryza brachyantha chromosome 6, ObraRS2, whole genome shotgun sequence:
- the LOC102717905 gene encoding uncharacterized protein LOC102717905, with amino-acid sequence MATSSPPPPLLSQQCPRAAPLLLRCGLPAPPFALPRRLRLPLRRAPPPARAKFGKFEASDAPAGGAGEAESEPAAEQKAAEEDDSCLPSDLEGAIWQSGKATADFVNSGGMRAIAELLIPQLEFLNEEGAQAEVWALSRIFLDTLVKETGQKVKAIFPDAGAAALLKYQWTDAGFKCASLSDRKPVDVEDEVVVMVIPDHQMVESVERIASQLSDDPIRPLVMWNPRLVSGDVGVGFNVRNLRRNFLSTFTTVYSMRPLPTGAIFRQYPGKWKVFYDDPNRPNRYLLARELVSRPDATDIEIIFGGGDEQSEEAPSLMNNVMGVFSSMSRFMKVISK; translated from the exons ATGGcgacctcgtcgccgcccccgccgctcCTCTCGCAGCAGTGCCCTCGTgctgctcctctcctcctccgctgtGGCCTCCCTGCTCCACCCTTCGCCCTCCCCCGTCGGCTGCGCCTGCCCCTCCGCCGTGCTccgcctcccgcgcgcgccaagTTCGGCAAGTTCGAGGCATCCGACGCCCCCGCGGGGGGCGCCGGGGAGGCGGAAtcggagccggcggcggaaCAGAAGGCCGCAGAGGAGGACGACAG CTGCTTGCCGTCGGACTTGGAGGGCGCGATATGGCAATCCGGGAAGGCGACCGCCGATTTCGTCAACTCCGGGGGCATGCGAGCCATT GCAGAGCTACTGATTCCTCAGCTGGAATTCCTGAACGAGGAAGGAGCACAGGCTGAGGTCTGGGCACTGTCAAGGATATTTCTGGATACACTTGTAAAAGAGACAGGCCAG AAAGTTAAGGCCATTTTCCCTGATGCTGGAGCAGCTGCCCTTCTGAAGTATCAGTGGACAGATGCAGGGTTCAAGTGCGCCAG CTTAAGTGACCGTAAACCAGTTGACGTTGaggatgaagttgttgttatGGTTATCCCTGATCATCAAATGGTGGAATCTGTTGAACGCATAGCATCTCAACTCTCTGATGATCCT ATAAGACCTCTTGTCATGTGGAATCCACGCCTTGTTAGCGGAGATGTTGGAGTTGGCTTTAATGTTCGGAATCTGCGCAGAAATTTCCTAAG TACTTTTACCACCGTTTACTCAATGAGGCCATTGCCAACTGGTGCAATCTTTAGACAATATCCTGG AAAGTGGAAAGTATTCTATGATGACCCAAATAGGCCTAATCGGTATTTGCTTGCCCGAGAACTTGTAAGCCGGCCTGATGCAACAGACATTGAG ATAATATTCGGAGGCGGTGATGAACAATCTGAAGAGGCACCATCACTGATGAACAATGTCATGGGCGTGTTCAGCTCCATGAGCCGGTTTATGAAAGTCATCTCCAAGTGA
- the LOC102702945 gene encoding uncharacterized protein LOC102702945, with amino-acid sequence MDRNGRSAWISRASLGVLTLNSGLAVYRSGARGDAASVVFVLASYAALLLLFSCLAAFDRASPGSAARGRLKRAVWALSTLLTAMFAWKVAALMPAPVAAVVWALAVATSLGGFLAIFVNT; translated from the coding sequence ATGGATCGAAACGGCAGATCGGCGTGGATTAGCAGGGCCAGCCTCGGCGTCCTCACCCTCAACTCCGGCCTCGCCGTCTACCGCTCCGGGGCCAGGGGGGACGCCGCCTCCGTCGTCTTCGTCCTCGCCTCCTACGCCGccctgctcctcctcttctcctgccTCGCCGCCTTTGACCGCGCCTCGCCgggctcggcggcgagggggcggCTGAAGCGCGCGGTGTGGGCGCTCTCCACGCTCCTCACGGCCATGTTCGCGTGGAAGGTGGCGGCTCTCATGCCGGCGCCCGTGGCGGCCGTGGTCTGGGCCCTCGCCGTGGCGACCTCGCTCGGAGGGTTCTTGGCCATCTTCGTCAACACCTGA
- the LOC107304473 gene encoding uncharacterized protein LOC107304473 → MDAAGDLAVHVGLLVVTLTSGAAIYMAAGDVGSTAFVAVSYGALLVLFRCLRAYERAPPADVAGRERLRRGVWCLCTVLTALFAWKVAGVMPPAAAVAVWVLAVATSAGGFAVLFHRRRL, encoded by the coding sequence ATGGACGCAGCCGGTGATCTCGCTGTCCATGTGGGCCTCCTCGTTGTCACCCTGACCTCCGGCGCCGCGATCTACATGGCCGCCGGGGACGTCGGCTCGACAGCGTTTGTTGCGGTCAGCTACGGCGCGCTGCTCGTCCTCTTCCGCTGCCTTCGCGCGTACgagcgcgcgccgccggcggacgTCGCCGGAAGAGAGCGGCTCAGGCGCGGTGTCTGGTGCCTCTGCACCGTCCTCACCGCGCTGTTCGCTTGGAAGGTGGCCGGCGTGatgccccccgccgccgcggtggccgtctgggtcctcgccgtcgccacctctgCCGGTGGCTTCGCTGTGTTgttccaccgtcgccgcctaTGA
- the LOC102702383 gene encoding iron-sulfur assembly protein IscA, chloroplastic isoform X1: MALASGTSCAAPGAARPHLAVSSSPAPSIRFCGGGPRGGSKAVVSLRAASVRPAAAVAATSGSIAPAISLTEKALKHLNRMRAERNEDLCLRIGVRQGGCSGMSYTMEFEDRANASPDDSVVEYEGFAIVCDPKSLLFMFGMELDYSDALIGGGFSFQNPNATKTCGCGKSFATGKETESTATACNN, from the exons ATGGCGCTCGCTTCCGGCACGTCCTGCGCTGCCCCTGGCGCCGCCCGCCCCCACCTCGCCGTGTCCTCTTCGCCCGCTCCCTCGATCCGTTTCTGCGGCGGAGGCCCCCGCGGCGGCAGCAAGGCCGTCGTCtccctccgcgccgcctccgtgcGCCCTG cagcagcggtaGCAGCAACATCTGGTAGCATTGCACCAGCAATTTCGTTGACTGAAAAGGCACTGAAGCATCTGAATAGAATGAGGGCTGAACGGAATGAAGATCTCTGCTTGAGAATTGGAGTTAGGCAAGGTGGATGTTCTGGCATGTCTTACACCATGGAGTTTGAAGATCGAGCCAATGCCAGCCCTGATGATTCAGTTGTAGAATATGAAGGTTTTGCAATAG TCTGCGACCCAAAGAGCCTTCTTTTCATGTTCGGTATGGAGCTGGACTACAGCGATGCCCTTATTGGCGGTGGCTTCTCCTTCCAGAACCCAAATGCAACAAAAACCTGTGGGTGCGGAAAATCTTTTGCCACCGGAAAAGAAACCGAGAGCACAGCAACTGCCTGCAACAATTAA
- the LOC102702664 gene encoding uncharacterized protein LOC102702664, translating to MERHSALTKIGFCVLLANSALAIYSSRGHAGSVAFVLAADAALALLFVALAKYERAAEEGDAAAGGKIKGAVWALSTLLTAMFASRVAPLMPPFAAAAVWLMSAATAIAGFWAFFLSNP from the coding sequence ATGGAGAGACACTCCGCGCTGACAAAGATCGGCTTTTGCGTCCTGCTGGCGAACTCGGCGCTCGCCATCTACAGCTCGCGCGGCCACGCGGGCTCCGTCGCGTtcgtgctcgccgccgacgccgcgctcGCGCTGCTCTTCGTCGCGCTCGCCAAGTACGAGCGCGCCGCGGAGGAGGgggacgcggcggccgggggcAAGATCAAGGGAGCCGTCTGGGCGCTGTCGACGCTGCTCACGGCGATGTTCGCTTCGAGAGTTGCTCCGCTaatgccgccgttcgccgccgcggcggtgtGGCTcatgtcggcggcgacggccatcGCCGGATTCTGGGCGTTCTTTCTTAGTAATCCGTGA
- the LOC102702383 gene encoding iron-sulfur assembly protein IscA, chloroplastic isoform X2, with product MALASGTSCAAPGAARPHLAVSSSPAPSIRFCGGGPRGGSKAVVSLRAASVRPAAVAATSGSIAPAISLTEKALKHLNRMRAERNEDLCLRIGVRQGGCSGMSYTMEFEDRANASPDDSVVEYEGFAIVCDPKSLLFMFGMELDYSDALIGGGFSFQNPNATKTCGCGKSFATGKETESTATACNN from the exons ATGGCGCTCGCTTCCGGCACGTCCTGCGCTGCCCCTGGCGCCGCCCGCCCCCACCTCGCCGTGTCCTCTTCGCCCGCTCCCTCGATCCGTTTCTGCGGCGGAGGCCCCCGCGGCGGCAGCAAGGCCGTCGTCtccctccgcgccgcctccgtgcGCCCTG cagcggtaGCAGCAACATCTGGTAGCATTGCACCAGCAATTTCGTTGACTGAAAAGGCACTGAAGCATCTGAATAGAATGAGGGCTGAACGGAATGAAGATCTCTGCTTGAGAATTGGAGTTAGGCAAGGTGGATGTTCTGGCATGTCTTACACCATGGAGTTTGAAGATCGAGCCAATGCCAGCCCTGATGATTCAGTTGTAGAATATGAAGGTTTTGCAATAG TCTGCGACCCAAAGAGCCTTCTTTTCATGTTCGGTATGGAGCTGGACTACAGCGATGCCCTTATTGGCGGTGGCTTCTCCTTCCAGAACCCAAATGCAACAAAAACCTGTGGGTGCGGAAAATCTTTTGCCACCGGAAAAGAAACCGAGAGCACAGCAACTGCCTGCAACAATTAA
- the LOC102718464 gene encoding uncharacterized protein LOC102718464, protein MANQKPDDSDPLLNPPATASNRGSNGGGRTPWASLIGFAGLAVNLALCIYRAEGDRGTIAFVSFAYLNLLLLFWCIRQLDRAPPPHGSAARGRIRAAVWILATSLTAAFTWKVAAVMPLPVAAVAWLMAAATVVGGFYGFFVHEEK, encoded by the coding sequence ATGGCGAACCAGAAGCCCGATGATAGTGATCCGCTCCTGAATCCCCCAGCGACGGCGAGCAATCGCggcagcaacggcggcggccgcaccCCCTGGGCGTCCCTGATCGGCTTCGCCGGCCTCGCCGTTAACCTCGCGCTCTGCATCTACCGCGCGGAAGGGGATCGCGGCACGATCGCCTTCGTGTCGTTCGCCTACCTCAACCTGCTGCTCCTCTTCTGGTGCATCCGCCAGCTCgaccgcgcgccgccgccgcacggatcggcggcgaggggcagGATCAGGGCCGCCGTCTGGATCCTCGCCACGTCGCTGACCGCCGCCTTCACCTggaaggtggcggcggtgatgcccctccccgtcgccgccgtcgcctggcTCATGGCCGCGGCCACCGTCGTCGGGGGGTTCTACGGCTTCTTCGTCCATGAGGAGAAGTGA